The Streptomyces sp. NBC_01317 genomic interval ACAGCACCAGCCCGATCACCCCGCCCTCACCCAGCTCCGCCGCCGCGGCCCGCGCCAGCCGTACCGCCCCGAGGAACACCGACTCGAACGCCGTCCGCCACTGCTCGTCCGTGTGGCCCGTGGCCGTCCCGGCCGGCGGACCGCCGACACTGATCAGCATCCCGTCGAACCGCCCGAACCGCTCCCGGGCGGCGGCCGTCAGCCGCCCCGCCACCTCCGGGTCCGCGTTGTCGGCGGCCACCCCGTGCGCGCCGGGGCCCAGCTCCCGCGCCGCCCCGGCCACCCCCGCCGCGTCCCGCCCGGTGATCACCACCCGCGCGCCGTCCGCGACCAGCGCCTCCGCCGCCGCGCGGCCAAGGCCCCGTGAGGCACCGGTGACAACATAGACGCGGTCCTTCAGCCCAAGATCCATGCGCCCTATCGCGCCGTGCCGTCCTTGGCCAGCAGCACGGCGGTCCCCACCAGCCCGATGTGACTGAACGCCTGCGGGAAGTTGCCCAGTTGGCGCCCCGCCACCGGGTCGTACTCCTCCGACAGCAGCCCCACGTCGTTGCGCAGCTCCAGCAGCCGGGCGAACAACTCCTCCGCCTCGTCGTGGCGCCCGGTCATCCGCAGCGCGTCGGCCAGCCAGAACGAGCAGACGAGGAACGTGCCCTCGCCGCCCGGCAGTCCGTCCACCAGCGGGCCCTCGGTGCTGTAGCGCCGGACGAACCCGCCCTGCATCAGCTCCTCCCTGACCGCGTCGACCGTGCCCACGACCCGGGGATCGTCCGCCGGCAGGAAGCCGACCTGCGGGATCAGCAGCGCCGCCGCGTCCAGCTCCGCGGAGCCGTACGACTGCGTGAAGGTGTTCCGTACCGGGTCGTACCCCTTCGCGCAGACCTCGTCGTGCACCTCGTCCCGCATCGCCCGCCACCGCGCCACGTCCCCGGGCAGCGACGGGTCGTCCTCCAGGGTCCGTACGGCACGGTCGGCGGCCACCCAGGCCATCACCTTCGAGTGCACGAAGTGCCTGCGGGGGCCGCGCACCTCCCACAGCCCCTCGTCCGGTTCGCGCCACCGCGACTCCAGGAACCCGAGCAGGCTGAGCTGGAGCTTCCACGCGTGCGAGGTCGCGGGCAGACCCGAGGCGCGCGCCAGGTGCAGGGAGTCCATGACCTCGCCGTACACGTCGAGCTGGAGCTGCTCGACGGCCTCGTTGCCGGTACGGACGGGGGAGGACCCCTCGTACCCCCGCAGCCAGGACAGTTCGGTCTCCGGCAGCCGGCGCTCGCCCCCGACCCCGTACATGATCTGGAGGTCCGCCGGATCGCCGGCGACCGCGCGCAGCAGCCAGTCGCGCCAGGCCGCCGCCTCGTCCAGGTAGCCGGCCGACAGCAGGGCGCCCAGCACCAGCGTCGAGTCGCGCAGCCAGCAGTAGCGGTAGTCCCAGTTCCGTACCCCGCCGATCTCCTCGGGCAGCGAGGTGGTGGGCGCGGCGATGATCCCGCCCGTCGGGGCGTAGATGAGCGCCTTGAGGGTGATCAGTGAGCGCATGACGGCGTCCCGGTGCGGCCCGTCGTACCGGCAGCGCGCGGACCACTCGCGCCAGTCCTCCAGGCTCTGTTCCAGCGCCTCGTACGGATCGATCCGCTCGGGGCGCTCCTTGTGGGAGGGATGCCAGGTGAGGACGAACGCCACCTGCTCGCCGGCGCCGACGGTGAACGACGAGAAGGTGGTGAAGTGCTGGCCCCACGTCTTGACGTGCGGCTCGCTGCGCAGCCACACGGAGTCCGGCCCCGCGACGGCGACCCGGTGGCCGTCCGAGCGCCGCATCCAGGGCACGACCGAGCCGTAGTCGAAGCGCAGCCGCAGGGTGGACCGCATCTCCACCGAGCCGCTGAGGCCCTCCACGATCCGCACGATGTCGGGTGCGGTGTCGCGCTGCGGCATGAAGTCGGTGACCTTCACCGAGCCGGTACGCGTCTCCCAGACGGACTCCAGGACGAGCGTGTCGCCCACGTACGAACGCCGGGTGCTGTCACCGGCGTCCTTGGGGGCGATCCGCCAGTGGCCGTTGTCCTCGTCGCCGAGCAGCGCCGCGAAGCAGGCCGCCGAGTCGAAGCGAGGAAGGCACAGCCAGTCGATGGAGCCGTTCCTGCCGACCAGGGCGGCGGTCTGGAGATCGCCGATGAGCGCGTAGTCCTCGATGCGTGGAGTCACTCTGGGCCTGTTCCCACGTCAACGGGGGGTTAGGCCCTGCCCGGAGGCCCTGTCCGTCCGAATCTTCGCGGGTCGGACGGATCTTCGCGCCTCAGACGGACGCCGGGGACGGCTCGGGGGCGCCCTGCTGTTCCGCGTCCGACCCGGAGTCCGCGTCGGCCGCCGCCGCGCGGTCGCGCTTCTCCCGGCGTACGAGTACCACGAAGCCGACCGGCACCCCGGCGGCGAACAGCCACCACTGGACCGCGTACGCCATGTGCGGGCCGATCGAGCCGTCGTCGGGGTCCGGGATCTGCTGGGGGGAGCGGCCGGCCGGGACCGGTGAGGTCAGCTCGACGTAACCGCCGAGGACCGTGCGGTCCAGGTACGCGGCCTGTTCCTCGCTGTTGATCAGCATGACCTGGCGGGGCGGCAGGTCCCGCAGGTCGCGGATGCCGCTGCCCTTCGTCGTCTCGTCGGCCTTGAGCCGGCCCGTGATCGTGACCTCGCCCGAGGGCGGGGCCGGGATCTTCGGGAAGGCCCGCTGGTCGTCGCCGGACGGGATCCAGCCCCGGTTGACGATCAGCGCGCGGCCGTCGTCGAGGACGAGCGGGATCAGGACGTGGTAGCCGACCTGTTCGTCACTGGACGTACGGCGGCGGACGACCACCTCGTGGGCGGTGTCGAAGCGGCCCGTGGCGGTGACCCGGCGCCAGTAGTCGGAGTACGGGACGGTGTGCCCGGGGGAGGTCAGCTCGGTGACCGGGACGGGCTTCGCCTTGAGGTTGTCCGAGATCAGCGTGTTCTGGGCGACCTTGTGCTCGTGCCGGTGAAGCTGCCAGAAACCCAGCTCGATCATCGTCGGGATGAGGGCGAGCGAGAGCAGGGCGAGAATCACCCACTGCCGGGTGAACAGGAAGCGGTACACGCCTTCGACGGTACCCGCCGGGGGCCGGGCGCCGGACGGCGGGTACGAATCGGTCACCCGTGGGCGCGTACGGACCCGTCACCTCTCCGTGGAAGCGGGGGCGTCACCACCGGCGGGCGTGACGTCCCGCAGCAGCTGGGTGAAGGCGGCCTCGTCGATGACCGGTGTGCCGTACGACACCGCCTTGACGGTCTTGGACGTCGAGGACTCCGGGTCGTTGGTCACCAGCAGGCTGGTCAGCCGGGACACACTCGTCGCGACGTGCAGCCCCGCCTCCACCGCCCGGTCCTCCAGCAGTTCACGGTCCACGGACGTGTCGCCCGAGAACGCCACGCGCATCCCCTGCACGAGCGACTTGCCCGTCTCGTAACGCCCCGGGTTCGGATACGGGCAGGACGGGCGCTTCCGCGAGGGCCGCCAGGTCGACTGGCCCGCCGGACGGTACGACGACTGGTGGCCGATCCGGGGGCGCGCGGGTGTGTCCGACCACTCCGTGAGCGGCAGGCATTCGAGGAGCGGCAGCCGTACGCCGTCCCGCGCCGCCGCGTGCAGACTCGGCCGGAACGCCTCGGCCAGCACCCGCGCGTCGTCCAGCGCGTGGTGCGCGCGCTGCTGCACCACGCCGAAGTGCGCGGCCAGCGACTCCAGTTTGTGGTTGGGCAGGGGCAGGGCCAGTTCCTTGGACAGCGCGATCGTGCACAGCCGCTGGCGGGTGGGCGCCGCGCCGCCCGCGCGGGCGTACTCCCGGGCGATCATCGACCAGTCGAAGATCGCGTTGTGCGCCACCAGCACCCGGCCCTCCAGGCGCTCGGCGAACTCGGCGGCGATGTCCGGGAAGAGCGGGGCGCTCTCCAGGACGTCGCTCGTCAGTCCATGGATCCAGACGGGTCCCGGATCGCGCTCCGGGTTGACGAGTGTGTACCAGTGGTCCTCGACCTCGCCCCGGACGTCCAGGCGGTAGACGGCGGCGGACACTATCCGGTCGTCGCGGGCGAGGCCGGTGGTCTCCACGTCGACGACCGCGTACCCCTGCGGGTAGGCGGCCGGCCACATCGTCGCTGTCGTCTGGTCGTCGAGCATGGTCACAGAGAATACGGGCCGCGACTGACAGTGTGCTCGCCCGGGCGGCCCGCGAAGACGCGCGCCCCGCCGCCGGGCGGTCCGTCAAGTGCGGGTCGCTGTCGCGCCGGTGACGGCCCGGGTGAGACTCTCGCCGGATGACCGACTCCACCACCGCCCACGCCGAGCCCCACGGCGACGCCCTCGGCACCCGCCTCAACTGGCTGCGCGCGGCCGTCCTCGGCGCCAACGACGGGATCGTCTCGACCGCGGGCCTGGTGGTCGGCGTGGCCGGCGCCACCGACGCCAGGGGCACGCTGCTGACGGCGGGTCTGGCGGGCCTGTTGGCCGGGTCGATGTCGATGGCGACGGGGGAGTACGTGTCGGTCTCCACCCAGCGCGACTCGGAGCGGGCCGCGCTGGCCGTGGAACGCCGCGAGCTGCGGGAGCAGCCGGAGGCCGAACTCGAAGAGCTGACCGGGCTGTTGGCGGAGCGCGGCCTGTCGGCGGAGGTGGCGCGCGAGGCGGCGGAGCAGCTGACGGCGCGTGACGCGCTGCGCGCCCACGCGAGCGAGGAGCTGGGCATCAACCCCGACGCCCTGACCAACCCGTGGCACGCGGCGGGGGCGAGCTTCCTGTCGTTCACGGCGGGCGCCCTGCTGCCGCTCCTCGTGATCGTCCTGCTCCCGACGGCGTTCCGGGTGCCGGTCACGGTCCTGGCGGTCCTGGTGGCCCTCGCCCTGACGGGCTGGGGCAGCGCGAAGCTGGGCGCGGCCCCGAGGACACGCGCGGTGCTGCGGAACATGGGCGGGGGAGCGGTGGCCATGGGGGTGACGTACGGCGCGGGCGCGCTGCTCGGGGCGGCGGGCGTGTGAGGCGCTCCCTTCCGGCGACAGCGACCTGTGGCCCTACCGGGGTGAGTCGCCCCGGGAGGCCGGCGCACGCATCGGGCACGAGTTCCTCGGGGTCGTCGAGGAGACCGGCTCCGGGGTGGCGGGCTTCGCGGCCGGTGATCTGGTCGTCGCGCCCTTCATGTGGGCAGACGGGACCTGTGACTTCTGCCACGAAGGGCTGCCCACGTCCTGCGTGCGCGGCGGCTTCTGGGGCGGGGACGGCACCGACGGCGGCCAGGGCGAGGCCGTCCGCGTGCCCTTCGCCGACGGCACGCTCGTCGGACTCCCGGCCGACGCGCTCTCCGACGGCCGGCTGCTGACCGCGCTGCTCGCCCTCTCCGACGTGATGGGCACCGGACACCACGCGGCGGTCGGCGCCGGGGTGCGGCCCGGCAGCACGGTCGCCGTCGTCGGGGACGGCGCCGTGGGGCTGTGCGCGGTGCTGGCCGCCCGGCGGCTGGGCGCCGGGCGCATCATCGCGCTGGGCCGCCACCAGGCCCGTACGGACCTCGCCAGGACCTTCGGCGCCACCGACGTGGTCGCGGAGCGCGGCGACGCGGCCGTGGCGGCCGTACGCGAGCTGACCCGGGGTCAGGGCGCCCACGCCGTCGTCGAGGCGGTCGGTACCGAGCAGTCGATGCGTACGGCCCTGAGGATCACCCGCGACGGCGGGGCGATCGGCTATGTCGGCGCGCCCCACGGCAGCGGTACGGGCCTGGACCTGCGGCACATGTTCGACCGGAACATCGCCCTGCGCGGCGGCCTCGCGCCGGTCGGCGCGTACCTCCCCGAGCTGCTGCCCGACGTGCTGGACGGTTCCCTCGACCCGTCGCCCGTCTTCGACCTGACGGTGTCTCTGGACGACGTGGCGGAGGGCTACAAGGCCATGGACACCCGTACGGCAGTCAAGGTGCTCATCACGATGTGACCCGGTCCCGCGGTGAGCGACGACCGCGGGCCGCCCCCGGAGGGA includes:
- a CDS encoding SDR family oxidoreductase is translated as MDLGLKDRVYVVTGASRGLGRAAAEALVADGARVVITGRDAAGVAGAARELGPGAHGVAADNADPEVAGRLTAAARERFGRFDGMLISVGGPPAGTATGHTDEQWRTAFESVFLGAVRLARAAAAELGEGGVIGLVLSGSVHEPIPGLTLSNGLRPGLAGFAKSLAAEVGPRGIRVLGLLPSRIDTDRVRELDALSGDAEAARARQEARIPLRRYGTPAEFGRTAAFLLSPAASYLTGVMVPVDGGARHGF
- a CDS encoding glycoside hydrolase family 15 protein; the protein is MTPRIEDYALIGDLQTAALVGRNGSIDWLCLPRFDSAACFAALLGDEDNGHWRIAPKDAGDSTRRSYVGDTLVLESVWETRTGSVKVTDFMPQRDTAPDIVRIVEGLSGSVEMRSTLRLRFDYGSVVPWMRRSDGHRVAVAGPDSVWLRSEPHVKTWGQHFTTFSSFTVGAGEQVAFVLTWHPSHKERPERIDPYEALEQSLEDWREWSARCRYDGPHRDAVMRSLITLKALIYAPTGGIIAAPTTSLPEEIGGVRNWDYRYCWLRDSTLVLGALLSAGYLDEAAAWRDWLLRAVAGDPADLQIMYGVGGERRLPETELSWLRGYEGSSPVRTGNEAVEQLQLDVYGEVMDSLHLARASGLPATSHAWKLQLSLLGFLESRWREPDEGLWEVRGPRRHFVHSKVMAWVAADRAVRTLEDDPSLPGDVARWRAMRDEVHDEVCAKGYDPVRNTFTQSYGSAELDAAALLIPQVGFLPADDPRVVGTVDAVREELMQGGFVRRYSTEGPLVDGLPGGEGTFLVCSFWLADALRMTGRHDEAEELFARLLELRNDVGLLSEEYDPVAGRQLGNFPQAFSHIGLVGTAVLLAKDGTAR
- a CDS encoding SURF1 family cytochrome oxidase biogenesis protein, which translates into the protein MYRFLFTRQWVILALLSLALIPTMIELGFWQLHRHEHKVAQNTLISDNLKAKPVPVTELTSPGHTVPYSDYWRRVTATGRFDTAHEVVVRRRTSSDEQVGYHVLIPLVLDDGRALIVNRGWIPSGDDQRAFPKIPAPPSGEVTITGRLKADETTKGSGIRDLRDLPPRQVMLINSEEQAAYLDRTVLGGYVELTSPVPAGRSPQQIPDPDDGSIGPHMAYAVQWWLFAAGVPVGFVVLVRREKRDRAAAADADSGSDAEQQGAPEPSPASV
- a CDS encoding DEDDh family exonuclease; its protein translation is MTMLDDQTTATMWPAAYPQGYAVVDVETTGLARDDRIVSAAVYRLDVRGEVEDHWYTLVNPERDPGPVWIHGLTSDVLESAPLFPDIAAEFAERLEGRVLVAHNAIFDWSMIAREYARAGGAAPTRQRLCTIALSKELALPLPNHKLESLAAHFGVVQQRAHHALDDARVLAEAFRPSLHAAARDGVRLPLLECLPLTEWSDTPARPRIGHQSSYRPAGQSTWRPSRKRPSCPYPNPGRYETGKSLVQGMRVAFSGDTSVDRELLEDRAVEAGLHVATSVSRLTSLLVTNDPESSTSKTVKAVSYGTPVIDEAAFTQLLRDVTPAGGDAPASTER
- a CDS encoding VIT1/CCC1 transporter family protein, encoding MTDSTTAHAEPHGDALGTRLNWLRAAVLGANDGIVSTAGLVVGVAGATDARGTLLTAGLAGLLAGSMSMATGEYVSVSTQRDSERAALAVERRELREQPEAELEELTGLLAERGLSAEVAREAAEQLTARDALRAHASEELGINPDALTNPWHAAGASFLSFTAGALLPLLVIVLLPTAFRVPVTVLAVLVALALTGWGSAKLGAAPRTRAVLRNMGGGAVAMGVTYGAGALLGAAGV